From the genome of Sander lucioperca isolate FBNREF2018 chromosome 1, SLUC_FBN_1.2, whole genome shotgun sequence, one region includes:
- the slc43a1a gene encoding solute carrier family 43 member 1a isoform X2, with protein MGPSLLQAYRRRWWMAVTAVIENLLCSAVLLGWGSLLIMLKREGFYAYLCSVNESVLVSLGNSSSSEVEEWLSCVDQEEMLNLGFTIGSFLLSATTLPLGILMDRFGPRLIRLVGSSCFGLSCVMMAASAYNPHVLSALIFLALSMNGFGGICLTFTSLTLPNMFGALSSTVMSLMIGSYASSAVTFPGVKLIYDAGVSFQVIMWTWAGLAASVFLNCLLNWPSEGFPTPDEVDYSKILTLQELPSSDQKAVGERLSQKNGDIQHSTEKLSSESDAAPTAAPFRRSVFSPIFLWSLVTMGMTQLRIIFYMGAMNKMLEFMVTHGEENPSEQLVRDTEEKVSFYSSIFGTLQLLCLATCPLIGYIMDWKMKECEEEKTIPPGTEQRQTSVPMRDRKIQKVTNAMRAFILTNLMLLAFGCCCLIDNLPLQILTFILHTMVRGFIHSCCGGLYAAVYPSNHFGTLTGLQSMISAVVALLQQPLFIAMVGTLNGDPYWINLGLLIFSLAGFLLPGYLFYHRRQLLREKEARDKRVAEQEMQALNNTEANGYKPHSNGLAAVEA; from the exons ATGGGGCCCTCTCTCCTCCAGGCCTACAGGAGACGCTGGTGGATGGCGGTGACGGCGGTGATTGAAAACCTGCTGTGTTCGGCTGTGCTGCTGGGCTGGGGCTCCCTGCTCATCATGCTGAAAAGGGAAGGCTTCTACGCCTACTTGTGCTCAG TGAATGAGTCCGTGCTCGTGTCATTGGGTAACTCCTCCAGCAGTGAGGTGGAGGAGTGGCTCAGCTGCGTGGACCAGGAGGAGATGCTGAATCTGGGCTTCACCATCGGGTCCTTTTTGCTCAGTGCCACCACCCTGCCACTTGGAATCCTGATGGACAGGTTTGGACCACGCCTCATTCGCCTGGTGGGCAG TTCGTGTTTCGGTCTGTCCTGTGTTATGATGGCCGCGTCTGCCTACAACCCTCATG ttCTGTCAGCGCTCATTTTCTTGGCTCTCTCCATGAACGGCTTTGGAGGCATCTGCTTGACCTTTACCTCACTCACG CTCCCCAACATGTTTGGTGCTCTGAGCTCCACCGTCATGTCTCTGATGATTGGCTCCTACGCTTCCTCTGCTGTCACCTTCCCTGGAGTCAAG CTGATCTACGATGCAGGTGTGTCCTTCCAGGTGATCATGTGGACGTGGGCAGGTCTTGCTGCCTCTGTCTTTTTAAACTGTCTTCTCAACTGGCCCTCAGAAGGGTTCCCAACACCTGACGAGGTAGACTACAG TAAGATCCTCACACTGCAAGAGCTGCCTTCATCTGACCAGAAGGCTGTTGGAGAAAGACTTAGCCAGAAAAATGGAGACATCCAACACTCCACAGAGAAACTTTCTAGTGAATCTGACGCTGCACCCA cTGCTGCTCCCTTTCGTCGGTCTGTGTTCTCTCCCATCTTCCTGTGGAGTCTGGTTACAATGGGGATGACCCAGTTGAGGATCATCTTTTACATGGGGGCGATGAACAAGATGCTGGAGTTTATGGTCACCCACGGTGAAGAGAATC cATCTGAGCAGCTGGTGCGTGACACAGAGGAGAAAG TGAGTTTCTACTCGTCCATCTTCGGCACGCTGCAGTTGCTGTGCCTTGCTACGTGTCCTCTGATTGGTTACATAATGGACTGGAAGATGAAGGAGTGTGAAGAGGAGAAGACCATCCCCCCAGGCACAGAGCAGAG ACAGACCAGTGTTCCCATGAGAGACCGTAAGATCCAGAAAGTGACCAACGCCATGAGGGCCTTCATTCTCACCAACCTGATGCTGCTCGCTTTCGGATGCTGCTGCCTCATAGACAACCTGCCTCTACAG ATCTTAACCTTCATCCTCCACACTATGGTCCGAGGCTTCATTCACTCCTGCTGCGGAGGCCTTTATGCTGCTGT CTACCCGTCCAACCACTTTGGCACTCTGACAGGCCTCCAGTCCATGATCAGCGCTGTGGTCGCTCTGCTGCAGCAGCCGCTCTTCATCGCCATGGTTGGAACCCTGAACGGAGACCCCTACTGG ATCAACCTCGGACTGCTAATATTCTCATTGGCTGGCTTCCTGTTGCCAGGTTACCTGTTCTACCACCGGAGACAGCTGCTGAGGGAAAAGGAAGCCAGAGACAAGCGGGTGGCCGAACAGGAGATGCAGGCGCTCAACAACACCGAAGCCAATGGCTACAAACCTCACAGCAACGGCCTTGCTGCTGTGGAGGCTTAG
- the slc43a1a gene encoding solute carrier family 43 member 1a isoform X1 encodes MGPSLLQAYRRRWWMAVTAVIENLLCSAVLLGWGSLLIMLKREGFYAYLCSVNESVLVSLGNSSSSEVEEWLSCVDQEEMLNLGFTIGSFLLSATTLPLGILMDRFGPRLIRLVGSSCFGLSCVMMAASAYNPHVLSALIFLALSMNGFGGICLTFTSLTLPNMFGALSSTVMSLMIGSYASSAVTFPGVKLIYDAGVSFQVIMWTWAGLAASVFLNCLLNWPSEGFPTPDEVDYSKILTLQELPSSDQKAVGERLSQKNGDIQHSTEKLSSESDAAPTAAPFRRSVFSPIFLWSLVTMGMTQLRIIFYMGAMNKMLEFMVTHGEENPSEQLVRDTEEKVSFYSSIFGTLQLLCLATCPLIGYIMDWKMKECEEEKTIPPGTEQSPTRQTSVPMRDRKIQKVTNAMRAFILTNLMLLAFGCCCLIDNLPLQILTFILHTMVRGFIHSCCGGLYAAVYPSNHFGTLTGLQSMISAVVALLQQPLFIAMVGTLNGDPYWINLGLLIFSLAGFLLPGYLFYHRRQLLREKEARDKRVAEQEMQALNNTEANGYKPHSNGLAAVEA; translated from the exons ATGGGGCCCTCTCTCCTCCAGGCCTACAGGAGACGCTGGTGGATGGCGGTGACGGCGGTGATTGAAAACCTGCTGTGTTCGGCTGTGCTGCTGGGCTGGGGCTCCCTGCTCATCATGCTGAAAAGGGAAGGCTTCTACGCCTACTTGTGCTCAG TGAATGAGTCCGTGCTCGTGTCATTGGGTAACTCCTCCAGCAGTGAGGTGGAGGAGTGGCTCAGCTGCGTGGACCAGGAGGAGATGCTGAATCTGGGCTTCACCATCGGGTCCTTTTTGCTCAGTGCCACCACCCTGCCACTTGGAATCCTGATGGACAGGTTTGGACCACGCCTCATTCGCCTGGTGGGCAG TTCGTGTTTCGGTCTGTCCTGTGTTATGATGGCCGCGTCTGCCTACAACCCTCATG ttCTGTCAGCGCTCATTTTCTTGGCTCTCTCCATGAACGGCTTTGGAGGCATCTGCTTGACCTTTACCTCACTCACG CTCCCCAACATGTTTGGTGCTCTGAGCTCCACCGTCATGTCTCTGATGATTGGCTCCTACGCTTCCTCTGCTGTCACCTTCCCTGGAGTCAAG CTGATCTACGATGCAGGTGTGTCCTTCCAGGTGATCATGTGGACGTGGGCAGGTCTTGCTGCCTCTGTCTTTTTAAACTGTCTTCTCAACTGGCCCTCAGAAGGGTTCCCAACACCTGACGAGGTAGACTACAG TAAGATCCTCACACTGCAAGAGCTGCCTTCATCTGACCAGAAGGCTGTTGGAGAAAGACTTAGCCAGAAAAATGGAGACATCCAACACTCCACAGAGAAACTTTCTAGTGAATCTGACGCTGCACCCA cTGCTGCTCCCTTTCGTCGGTCTGTGTTCTCTCCCATCTTCCTGTGGAGTCTGGTTACAATGGGGATGACCCAGTTGAGGATCATCTTTTACATGGGGGCGATGAACAAGATGCTGGAGTTTATGGTCACCCACGGTGAAGAGAATC cATCTGAGCAGCTGGTGCGTGACACAGAGGAGAAAG TGAGTTTCTACTCGTCCATCTTCGGCACGCTGCAGTTGCTGTGCCTTGCTACGTGTCCTCTGATTGGTTACATAATGGACTGGAAGATGAAGGAGTGTGAAGAGGAGAAGACCATCCCCCCAGGCACAGAGCAGAG CCCTACCAGACAGACCAGTGTTCCCATGAGAGACCGTAAGATCCAGAAAGTGACCAACGCCATGAGGGCCTTCATTCTCACCAACCTGATGCTGCTCGCTTTCGGATGCTGCTGCCTCATAGACAACCTGCCTCTACAG ATCTTAACCTTCATCCTCCACACTATGGTCCGAGGCTTCATTCACTCCTGCTGCGGAGGCCTTTATGCTGCTGT CTACCCGTCCAACCACTTTGGCACTCTGACAGGCCTCCAGTCCATGATCAGCGCTGTGGTCGCTCTGCTGCAGCAGCCGCTCTTCATCGCCATGGTTGGAACCCTGAACGGAGACCCCTACTGG ATCAACCTCGGACTGCTAATATTCTCATTGGCTGGCTTCCTGTTGCCAGGTTACCTGTTCTACCACCGGAGACAGCTGCTGAGGGAAAAGGAAGCCAGAGACAAGCGGGTGGCCGAACAGGAGATGCAGGCGCTCAACAACACCGAAGCCAATGGCTACAAACCTCACAGCAACGGCCTTGCTGCTGTGGAGGCTTAG